TGGAGAAACTAAGAGAGATAATAGGACAGAAAACATTTCATTAACACTACAAACTTTGTCTCCTAGCTTGATAATCAAATGATGAAGATTCAATAAAGGGTCTTTCTTCTGGTGTTGTGTAACACTCTTTAATTTCCTCAATGGATTAATCACTTTGCAATAGTTTGATTTGGAGGTCAGTGGTAATAAgagtttgttttaaaaagagagaaaatgggaaggTTTACAATTAGAGGACTTGTACCGTGAAATATTAACTTTGAAGGGATATTTGGCAAGGGAATTGGACTGATAGAAAGCTAGAATCAGGGAGGACATGAGGGTGTTTCGGTTTACATCTGTAGCCTTTAGTCTTTGCTATGTGCTtatctgttagttttagtttgttGTTTATGTTTTGAGGACTGTTTTCTGTATCTTATTGCTGTGTTTGTGACCGGGTGTGTTTGTGCCTGGATTTGTTGATTTTGTACTGCAACGCTCACCCCCTTGCTATGCGTTTCTTTGTGAGTGGATTCAACTATCGGATAAAAAAGAGTTTCAACAGGGAAATTTCATTTGAGTTGAAggtttttttgttatatttggCTTGTTTTTCATTCAGGAAGGATCTTCTATGTTCTGTTCTTTGGCCCTTTTGTTTTGCTTTGCATGTTTAGAACAAAGATGCTAAAAattgggaaaaaaaaaagatagtgaCAGTAGAAGATATATTGTGGCTCATAAAAACATAATTACAAGTCACAGCCACACACTTAGAATTTTTCTAGAGGAATGTTCAtgttcacaaaaaaaatattggaatGCTGctatattagtttattttccaaTGGAATATATTTccttgaaaaacaaaaaaagtcatAATTTCAGCCTTTGcattattactttaattttcggAATGTTTTCTCTGTCTTGATTAATCTCTAGACAATTGATTATTTAAGTGAGACCGGGCCAACCGGTGGGCCTAGTGACCCAAGAGTATGGCCAATTTGATTATCAGTTTGGTTTTGATAACTATTCCCACTTGTAATCGATTGTTTCCATTGAGGTTTAGTTATGAAAAGTGCATCAATCTAAAGGGTTATTTCTCTTCCAACACTACCAGATTACACCTCTACTTATAACTAACTCCTGCATCATCTCTCTTTTTCCAGGaccataaaaattaaaacagaaaTCTTGTGAACTGCAGTTAATAAATTGAAGTAAGTTCTTTTTTGGCCAAAATCACTGGCCATGGATGACATATTCGATTCTTCGCTGAACTTGGAGGAGACCCACCACAAGGAAGGATACAACCAAGGCTATTCTGAAGGTCTTGCTACTGGCAAGGAAGAGGCCAGGCAGGTGGGCCTCAAGGTAGGCTTCGAGGTCGGTGAGGAGTTGGGCTTCTACAAGGGCTGCATTGACCTCTGGGTCTCTGCTATCCGGGCTGACCACACGGTGTTCTCTTCTCGGGCCCAAGCAGGTATCAGGCAGATGGAAGAGCTGCTCCAGAGGTACCCCATGATGGACCCGGAGGACCAGCACGTGCAGGAGATCATGGATGAGCTGAGGCGCAAGTTCAAGATGGTGTGTTCTTCGCTGCACATCAAGAAGATTGAGTATGATGGGTACCCGAAAGCAGCTGCTTCCGACGCCAGCAGTCTTGAGTTTTAAAGGTGTTTCTTCTTTCTACTGTTGTAGACTTACAGCATCTGAGATTTAGTGAGGATTTTCCTGCTGGGGCTGAAAAGTTAGTGTTTGGTTCTGGGAATGAAAATGCCCCATGGATTGGTTATGAACTTATGATCATCTTTAGTAACATCAGATCCTGCTATGATCtaaattgtatatatatatatatatatatatattctgaggtgaatttttaatattagaatatgTTTAGTAGTATCTTAGATTTGATGAAATTATTTCTAAGTGTTACAtttctaattattatattattaattttgtagttGAGTTAGGCTCTTGTGGAGTTGTTCTATGATCACTGTTGGGCTTATGAGATTGAGGTTTCAGCATAAATATTATGCAAAACTTTCACATCTTGTCGGATTAGTGTTGTGATTGCTATAGCTTCATTCTAAACATTATTGACTACACTAATCTGTGAGTTGAAAGTTGCCCATGAACACGATATACATATCTGTATACATATCTGGCTACTTACAAAATTATGCATCATAATAGTAGAATGGGATTTAACATCACAAAAGCCATGCCACAGCTATGCTATGTCGATGTTGCTTCTTAAAAATGTACACCTTGTGTGGTCTGCTGTTCAAAATTTCACGTTAAAATATTTACATTATCCCACTATTATATAATAGAATGGAAATTAAGTGTTACATCATATATATAGCAAGTAATATGAGTATCTACACAACATTAGAAAAGAGGGGAATATGGGTATTTCTACACAACATTATACATTTTAGTGTTGAAGAGGGTGGTTATGACGGAAAATTGTCTATGACTTTATCCATAATAAACAATTTGATAATGAATATGAAGTCCACAtgtgaaatttaattttcttttgtaacCAAGAAGGTAAAAATATGGTCATTGCCTAAATGGTTGGTTGCAATTGCAACCAAAAGTGAAAGTCAACTAAACTGAAACAATAacttttaaagtttaaaacttCTGTTGTCAGTGCTTGTTGCTTTTTACTGTGAACCTGCATTGAACACGAAATTTTGAACTTTTACATTGGATACGTATATGATCTATAATCACAATTATTTACACTTTGACACTGCCCTACTTGGAAGGTAACCTCTTTGTCACAAACACcgcttgcttttattttcttcagaAACCAGTATTTGAAGCAGCTCCCATAACCTTTCAGCACCGGGGCCTGGCCTAAACACCGTATCGTTACCACGTATAGAACAAGGGTCTGCCTCACCATCTGAGCTCCCAACACACCATGCCCCGGGCGGAAATCTATGTGTGCGGCTCAGAAGTTCTTTGTCGATCTTGTCTAGAACGGGATCATCCTTTGGAAACTTTCGGGCAAAGGGGGCATTACTTGTTACCATTTTATCGAAGTCTTTCATAGTTAATGAGCGGGGATGCTGCTTCGGGGGATTGTCCCAAGCAATGTAATGAAGATCATGGCTTACTGCTGTATGCCGGAATTCTTCATTGTTACAGATGACAGTATGAAAATATCCCTCCGGCGAGGACACAAAATTTGCATAATACATAAGCATCGTGCGAGGTAAGTTATCCCATCCCCATATGCAGTACTCCACGAAGGACCGGGTCAGTACAACCCAAGCTGAACCTGTTCATCAAAGCatatttaagaaaattatagGGATTCGCCAATAAATGTAACTCGGCAAGTTAACTACATATTTGACAACCTTTGCAGTGCTAAACCTTGAAAGGGAATTTAAGTTTATATTGGTAATGGAAAATAAAGCAATAGAGCATAAAGAAATACACAAATTTAGACATACCagtgaaaagggaaaaagatgTGGGAAGTGTTCTTCGCTGAGTAGTCCATGCTAAATCAGATTTCCTTGATAAATAAAGCGCAGGATCATAGATGATTGGTTTTGCTCTTTGATTCCTGAGCATAAAAGCATTTACAACGAGAAATCCGGATCAACAAATACAGCACACCAAGAAAGAGGAGTGTGTAGGGGGATTATATTTTACAGTAGAGATTTTATGAAGTGCAGCGATTTTCTTACAGTTTCCAACCAGCAAGGCGAGTGTGTTCGATGAAATTGAGATCTCTTGATAGATTAGAGAAAACATGCAGCAAATCTGCAAAAGCAGGGAGACACAGATTACTTCACAGTTCAAAAAGGTTCTTAGAAGGTTCAAGAAGGACTAAGATAGATCAAACAACCATGAGAATGCAAGGTGTCTGGATAAGTGCACTACCTTCTAATAAATGCAACACATGGAATGGTACAAAAAGGAATAAGATATCCTCACAAAGATTCCAAATCAGTGACTAAATTCTACAAGGAGAAAACTATGTAGACCTCACATggataaaataatataacaatatATGTCAATCCCTTTGAATATCAGATAGAGGAAAACAATTAAACTGATCACATGCCGTGCTTTGGTGATATTTAATCCCTGACCAAATAGTTATTTGAATCAAAATTAACTTTGGATTTGACAATTGCTATTGCTGTGACACCTCCATTGGGACAATGGTTCTtgtaattaaaagataaacCTAACAATCTTATAAGACATAATTTAAGTTGTGATTTTTGATAAGATTCAGCAACCGCTAAGATTGAAGTTCACAAAGTTTTGTGGAAAAGGAAATTCATACCTTTCAGGAAACAATGACATCATGCAAAAACTAAACCAAAGCCAGTAGCAATGAGTTCAATATAAAAGTAACATGAATGGCGCCGAAGCAAGATTATGAAGACTGACATTCCTTTTAGACTGTACTAACTTTTATCCTTAAGCACTCAGAGTGCCAACATAGCCAATTGATTTTTGTCTACCAAGGATATTACTTATCTAAATTACTTAAGAACGCAACAAAATCAAGACAACCGATAGCTACTTAATAGAATGCAAATTTCCtaaaatttgtaacaaaatcaAGCAACAGACATACGGATTGTAAATCAACAAATTATGAAACAAATGGAAACTCATTATTAGCTCAAACTAGTCCACACTTAGTAATCATATATTATCGACAGCAATACCAATATATAAGGAGAAGCAGGGACAGCACATTATGACATACCATAATCCCTTGATTCAATAACCATTCCTGTCCTAGTAACATTAGTCCCAATATTTCTAACCTTTTCTGTCCTCAAAGATCAACAGATACCCAAATGACatagtttttcaaattttcaaaacagCTGAGAAACGGTATCAAATGTTTAAACTGAAAGAATAAGTCCATAAAGTTATATCCCCACAACCAATAAGGCCAGAGCTTAAGGAAAAGaaattcacaagaacaacaccATAATAACATCAAAGAGGTAAATAAAGAATTGATTACTAACCATCCTGTGTCATAAGAGGATAATCTGATGCACTGAGGTTTATAAACCAGTCCCACCCGGAACTCTCTTTCAATAATATGGCAATGGCTTGGAGGGTACAAGCAATCATTGTTGGACCCTTATAAGTCACCAAATTGGATTGGGACATAAcacgcacattctccacttcccgAAACATTGGATCTGCTTTCACTGCATTTGCCAGTTCCATCCTTTCACGGGGCAGAGCCTCAAGATCTAAATGCAAGATGTACTGGTTCCTTGGGTGGTACACTGCCTCTAATGTTCTCAACATCCTTTGGCTATCACCCTTGGTTCCCGAAATAAGATATGCAAACCTCGGTGCCTCCATTTTCGTAACCACATTATCATTATAAGACCTTTCCAAATCTGATTCCACAAAATATCCACTCGAATCCTCCGATCTTGTGAGCTGATCTCCCCTGCCAGCAGAACTCGGTGCCCCCAGCATAGCAGTCAGGATCAGACTCACAGAAACCAGTAAAGTTGCGAAAAAGGGTATAATCCATTTCCTGTCACTAAACATCCTTCCTGAATAAGAACCAGCATTTTTCCTCATACTCTTTTGTACAACAGTTCAAAATCCAAATCGAATTCCAGAACCGTTTCACCTCAAGTGCAAGAACAAACTTTCTCTGTCTATAAATTCACCTCTTTCAAGCTGCAGATGAAACCGAACTAGTCGAATCCCCGGCAGAAAAATGATTTCAGCAAAAGAACTGGAACCACTTGTTAAAACTAAAGAGAACCAGATTACCAAAACCACAACCTCCTTAACATGCATTTAAGCAAAAAGGGTGCATGTTTTCTGAAAGATAGAACATGATTTTCAAGCTTAAGATGTCTACTTTAAATCGGCATCAATCCACACCAATGCCAAAAGATTATGATTTGGGAGCTACACGAAACATAAACAACCTATGACACATGAATTGGGACCCACATCCAGTTGATAAACTCAGCTCATAAACCATTAGACATTAGTCAATCAATTTCACTCCCCCATCAAAAAAGCAACCATTTTTTTATGAAGGAAAAGGTGGGAGCAAACTTCACCATAAGTCATCAATCAATCaaccttctcttctcttatgTCTCTTTATCAGTAACTGCTACTGATTTTGGAACTCActacacaaattaaaataaataaataaaagtgcagGTTGTACCTTATGCTTTAATCTCTACCCTTTTTTTCGCAAACTGTATCAAAGGCAAGatctatgtcaattccaaaaCCAGGCTTTGTTTAAGGAGAAGAACACACTTGAAGTTCAAGTCTTTTGGGTAACTTCAGATTCAAGAGAGGACTAGTTCCAAGGAAAATGGTCCAATccaaagatgagagagagagagagagagagaggattcAATGAAGATTCAAAAGTGATGGACTGTTGTTTGGAAttgtttgtgttttgtttttcttcttttttctattcTCATTTTTAGCTTTGAATGTTGGCCAGCGAAAGATTAATTATGTTGCCAGAAGATTAAGTATTGACGTTTGTCGCTTTAACAAAAGTAAGGAAGTTAATTATGAATTTATTATGATGCATTTTCATCAGGTTTCAATATTATATTCATAACCTTTTCTATATGTTAAGGGTATCCATTTTTTATAGTTTGGATAGGAGATTAATTCTTTTTTAAGTATATTCAGAAAGAAGATattaaaagaatatatttttcttctacAATAAATATCATCATTTTTCTgtaagatttttgaaatagtCAGCATTAAAGTTAAATGCTTTGTTAGTATAATCtaactaattaatatttatcatCCAAATTTCTTGTTACTGAATTTACATTTAATAATGGATAAACtattaaaatcattttcaatcTTTGAAATGCTGACAAAATAATTCACATTTTtgctaacaaaaaaattatcattaaaatattttaaaatataataaaaatatccaacaTTAAATATAAGTtctcaaaaaatatttagagaatagttttttatgtaattttttgtaaaattgattagaatttttatatttaaaattaataattttacacTTGATAGATTTTTTTacgattttattttgttgatggCCAAGcatacttttaaaaaatgaaaacaaaatctagagattaattttttattcagtttTTTGTATATGcgttataaatatttattcaaatatttttacaaaatttttatatataaacagattgtcaaataaaaaaatttattttttatttataaaaaatatcttttgttaatttttgtcacatttaataatattttaaaattatttttgtctttatcaAAAGTGGAGATTTATTGTCAGCATATTTAAAAATTGGGGGTGATTTTAGTAgtttcaataaattaattttctttttcttccaataataatttaaattctaagATAGTATATGCAACAGCCAACAAGTGTTTGAAGACtctcttcaattttcttttttgaagttttaatattaataagTCTCCAAAGTGTCATTAAAGAAATAGTGAAATACTACTTGTAGTTGTTGTAATGAACACGTTTTACGTTAACGGTGGTTCGTTTTTCACGTTAGTTTTCTTGGAAGTGAGTATTGAAATATTGTGTTCATTGTATGTAACGGAGTCCGTTGAATATTGTTGTTACTCCATACGTTtccattttcttgtttctctttCCTTCTCTGTTCAGCATTTCTCCATCTTCAACTAACATGCATCATGATTCATGACATGGAAAGagtaatttattgaattttatttttttattttttatttttatcaaagataaatttgaattcGTAATTTTTAGATGAATATGAAAAAACAATGTCATTTGAGCTAgtttattgaattttatttgtaaccttatttcttattttttttatataatttatttaagaaaaaaagttaaataatcattaaaatttattatttttgataaacATGTTAactattaatctaattttttaaatttaataatctaataacatatttttaaattacatttGAAAGGAagattgaaaaacagaaatataAAGACTAagacaaaattaaatctttatatTGTGTTTATTATAAAAGGTATAAGATTGAGTTATGTCTCAATATCTTATttaattcaaaacaaatataaaaattaaaataaatataattactaaaatattatttattactaAAAAAGATTTAATGATTTATACATGTTGCTATACATCTCTGTTTTCCTTAGTTTCTGTCTTTTCCTCTATTGCTTGATGGTAGCACAACAATCTTCTTTGTTGatgttctcttcttcttctcctttctctccctctctgaTTCTCTTCTCCACGATTTGTCCTTCTCTCCTCAATCACAAACACGGTGGTGACGACGGTAGTAGTGACTCTCTGCAATattgcttcttcttttccttttctttctgtcaTAATTTGTTTGTTCTAATTTATTCTTTGTTTAGTGTTTACATAGAGATGGTAGATTGCGGATTATCAAAGTTGAAAAatggtatttttgaaaaaaaatgttattaaaatttcaatctTTTGTATCTTCACTTTTTAAAGGTATTAAAGATATTAGAATTTTGTGGCTCATTCTTAAACGTTCCTTATTAAGTATGGAGTACTGCACACCTTGTGAATTCATTAAAtttgaactctttatttattatattttatttgaatggcCTAGATTTAAAAAGGTAACCTGTTAATCAGGTTAATCATGTTTTTAcaagttttagattttttttgtaaatctcAGATATTGGGCTgaagttcaaaataaaaaaatagtatataaatattaaaaataacatgtctctacaaaaaaaaattttggactttagaattaaaataaataatacataaaaaataaattaaaaatttatgtacta
The genomic region above belongs to Arachis duranensis cultivar V14167 chromosome 3, aradu.V14167.gnm2.J7QH, whole genome shotgun sequence and contains:
- the LOC107477902 gene encoding uncharacterized protein LOC107477902 — encoded protein: MDDIFDSSLNLEETHHKEGYNQGYSEGLATGKEEARQVGLKVGFEVGEELGFYKGCIDLWVSAIRADHTVFSSRAQAGIRQMEELLQRYPMMDPEDQHVQEIMDELRRKFKMVCSSLHIKKIEYDGYPKAAASDASSLEF
- the LOC107477901 gene encoding beta-glucuronosyltransferase GlcAT14A, whose translation is MRKNAGSYSGRMFSDRKWIIPFFATLLVSVSLILTAMLGAPSSAGRGDQLTRSEDSSGYFVESDLERSYNDNVVTKMEAPRFAYLISGTKGDSQRMLRTLEAVYHPRNQYILHLDLEALPRERMELANAVKADPMFREVENVRVMSQSNLVTYKGPTMIACTLQAIAILLKESSGWDWFINLSASDYPLMTQDDLLHVFSNLSRDLNFIEHTRLAGWKLNQRAKPIIYDPALYLSRKSDLAWTTQRRTLPTSFSLFTGSAWVVLTRSFVEYCIWGWDNLPRTMLMYYANFVSSPEGYFHTVICNNEEFRHTAVSHDLHYIAWDNPPKQHPRSLTMKDFDKMVTSNAPFARKFPKDDPVLDKIDKELLSRTHRFPPGAWCVGSSDGEADPCSIRGNDTVFRPGPGAERLWELLQILVSEENKSKRCL